A genomic region of Thermococcus sp. contains the following coding sequences:
- a CDS encoding glycogen/starch synthase: MRILMLGFEYLPVKVGGLAEAITNIAEGLAELGHEVVVFTPDHGRNLGEPVERFKITAFGEEVEIEAKKREGNGVTVYSLAGGLLSEPDVYGPSWDGLLRKTVLFGKASAGLLNGLIGEFRPDIVHAHDWHTVFALGLIRKYFGIRSVFTIHRLNKAKIPASLFQETNLDELAPYPEIDPEHTAAYTADMVTTVSRSYLLEEWDFFRHFEGKVTHVFNGIDCSFWNEEFLENARLPREERRRLILKRFDLSDGKAFMFIGRFDRAQKGVDTLLRAIEILSKDPAFSDMRFLIVGKGDPELERWVGTVQNRFPDNVRAITELLSRETVRELYGSVDFVIIPSYFEPFGLVQLEAMCLGVVPIGSAVGGIKDTVIDLDKDPKNATGILVPPKDAFVLARSMIRAKGIDEKTLMRLRENGKRRARENFTWEKACKRYVRVYDGRVDRAISFLR, from the coding sequence ATGCGGATTCTCATGCTCGGCTTTGAATACCTGCCCGTCAAGGTTGGTGGCCTGGCCGAGGCGATAACGAACATAGCTGAGGGACTTGCGGAACTCGGTCACGAGGTCGTCGTTTTTACCCCAGATCACGGAAGAAACCTCGGGGAGCCTGTGGAGAGGTTTAAGATAACCGCGTTTGGTGAGGAAGTCGAAATCGAGGCCAAAAAGCGCGAGGGAAATGGTGTAACCGTTTATTCCCTCGCCGGCGGTCTCCTGAGCGAGCCTGACGTCTACGGCCCCAGTTGGGACGGCCTCCTGAGGAAGACCGTTCTCTTCGGAAAGGCCAGCGCCGGTCTACTGAACGGGCTCATCGGTGAGTTCAGGCCCGACATCGTCCATGCCCACGACTGGCACACCGTCTTTGCACTGGGTCTGATAAGGAAGTATTTCGGGATAAGGAGTGTCTTTACAATTCACAGGCTCAACAAGGCTAAAATCCCGGCCTCCCTCTTCCAAGAGACCAACCTGGATGAACTTGCCCCCTACCCTGAGATAGACCCGGAACACACCGCTGCATACACAGCCGATATGGTTACAACGGTGAGCAGAAGCTACCTCTTGGAGGAGTGGGACTTCTTCAGGCACTTCGAGGGCAAGGTTACCCACGTCTTCAACGGCATTGACTGCTCCTTCTGGAACGAGGAGTTTTTGGAGAACGCTCGACTCCCCAGAGAGGAGCGTAGAAGGCTCATCTTAAAGCGCTTCGACCTCTCCGATGGCAAGGCATTCATGTTTATAGGCCGCTTCGACAGGGCACAGAAGGGCGTTGACACCCTCCTCCGGGCCATCGAGATACTCTCAAAAGACCCGGCTTTCAGTGACATGCGCTTCCTCATCGTCGGCAAGGGTGACCCAGAGCTTGAGAGATGGGTGGGAACCGTCCAAAACCGCTTCCCCGATAACGTTAGAGCCATCACTGAACTTCTGAGCAGGGAGACCGTCCGCGAGCTTTACGGTTCGGTGGACTTCGTGATAATCCCATCTTACTTCGAACCCTTTGGCCTAGTTCAGCTCGAGGCCATGTGCCTTGGAGTGGTTCCAATAGGTAGCGCCGTCGGCGGGATAAAGGATACCGTGATAGACTTGGATAAAGATCCCAAAAACGCCACTGGAATACTCGTTCCGCCAAAAGACGCATTTGTACTGGCTAGATCAATGATACGGGCAAAAGGCATTGATGAGAAGACCCTGATGAGGCTCAGGGAGAACGGGAAGAGGCGCGCAAGGGAGAACTTCACCTGGGAGAAAGCCTGCAAAAGGTACGTTAGGGTTTACGATGGCCGTGTGGACAGAGCCATCTCCTTCCTCCGCTAA
- a CDS encoding antitoxin VapB family protein → MGKTITIADDVYYELVKMKGKKSFSELLRELIGKKKKGNLDVLMIAFGTMSEEEAKEFEKEMKEVEEWLNSWTPVS, encoded by the coding sequence TTGGGCAAGACGATAACCATAGCCGATGACGTCTACTATGAACTCGTGAAGATGAAGGGCAAGAAGAGCTTTTCAGAACTCCTCAGGGAGCTGATAGGTAAGAAAAAGAAAGGCAACCTCGACGTGCTCATGATAGCCTTCGGAACAATGAGTGAGGAAGAAGCCAAGGAGTTCGAGAAGGAAATGAAGGAGGTTGAGGAATGGCTCAACTCCTGGACACCAGTGTCGTAA
- a CDS encoding radical SAM protein, which produces MVWETPYFSYAVRELPKGCQLCVRGEKLVLFTTGKCPRDCFYCPLSPWRREDVVYANERPVKSADDVIAEALLQEARGAGVTGGDPLARLDRTVKYIKLLKENFGEGFHIHLYTTGTLTTEENLEKLYDAGLDEIRFHPDLFNPNSKFFNIEIENIKNAFDFNWDVGGEIPSIPGQFERMRWYAEFLDGLGAKFLNVNELEYSETTLKTLLERGYQPVSDESAAIKGSLELGLKLLQWGEENTSLSYHLCTAKLKDAVQLKNRLKRMARKVARPYMGMTEEGTLRFGIAEYDDLDELYSFLVEEAEVPPEWLYINRERGRIEMPEEVAAELAEAIEGNVKFFIIEEYPTWDHLEVERIPLP; this is translated from the coding sequence TTGGTTTGGGAGACCCCTTACTTCTCATACGCAGTGCGCGAGTTACCGAAGGGCTGTCAGCTCTGCGTTAGGGGTGAAAAGCTCGTCCTCTTCACCACTGGAAAATGCCCGAGAGACTGCTTTTACTGCCCACTAAGTCCATGGAGGAGGGAGGATGTTGTCTACGCCAACGAGAGACCGGTTAAGAGTGCTGACGACGTCATAGCGGAGGCCCTCCTCCAGGAAGCGAGGGGTGCCGGCGTTACAGGTGGAGACCCGCTCGCGAGGCTCGACAGAACGGTAAAGTACATAAAACTCCTAAAAGAGAATTTTGGGGAAGGCTTTCACATCCATCTTTATACCACCGGCACGTTAACCACGGAGGAGAACCTAGAAAAGCTCTACGATGCCGGTTTGGATGAGATACGCTTCCATCCAGACCTATTTAATCCGAATTCAAAGTTTTTTAACATTGAAATAGAGAACATAAAGAACGCCTTCGATTTCAACTGGGACGTTGGGGGTGAGATTCCCTCGATTCCCGGTCAGTTCGAGAGGATGAGATGGTACGCGGAGTTTTTAGACGGTCTCGGCGCGAAGTTCCTCAACGTCAATGAGCTTGAGTACAGCGAGACGACCCTCAAGACGCTCCTGGAGAGGGGCTACCAGCCTGTCAGCGATGAGAGCGCGGCAATAAAAGGCTCCCTCGAACTCGGCCTTAAGCTACTCCAGTGGGGTGAGGAGAACACCTCCCTTAGTTACCACCTCTGCACGGCGAAGCTGAAGGACGCTGTCCAGCTCAAGAACCGCCTTAAGAGAATGGCAAGGAAGGTCGCAAGGCCCTACATGGGGATGACAGAGGAAGGAACACTCCGCTTCGGAATAGCTGAGTACGATGACCTGGATGAACTCTACAGCTTCCTCGTGGAGGAGGCAGAGGTTCCACCTGAGTGGCTCTACATCAACCGCGAGAGGGGCAGGATAGAGATGCCTGAAGAGGTTGCCGCTGAGCTGGCGGAGGCAATAGAAGGGAACGTTAAGTTCTTTATCATAGAGGAGTATCCCACTTGGGACCACCTTGAGGTGGAGAGGATTCCACTTCCGTAA
- a CDS encoding type II toxin-antitoxin system VapC family toxin, which produces MAQLLDTSVVIELFKGNMKVFAQLPSEGEYALPSIVLFELLCGRLKPRQRLTLEKMPVVNFDRASAEVAGEIFKDSASKGQRPPTKDLLIAATAIAHNMTLYTCDRGFERFKEYGLRVKTLEK; this is translated from the coding sequence ATGGCTCAACTCCTGGACACCAGTGTCGTAATTGAACTGTTCAAGGGGAACATGAAGGTTTTCGCCCAACTCCCCTCAGAGGGGGAGTATGCTCTCCCCTCTATAGTCCTCTTTGAGCTCCTCTGTGGCAGACTTAAGCCCAGACAGAGACTTACCCTCGAAAAGATGCCCGTTGTAAACTTCGACAGAGCAAGCGCGGAAGTTGCAGGGGAGATATTTAAAGATTCGGCCTCAAAGGGGCAGAGGCCTCCAACGAAAGACCTGCTAATCGCGGCAACTGCAATAGCCCACAATATGACCCTTTATACCTGCGATAGGGGCTTTGAGAGGTTCAAGGAATACGGGCTCAGGGTGAAAACCTTGGAAAAGTAA
- a CDS encoding TrmB family transcriptional regulator, translated as MREDEIIDKLQKLGLTKYESVAYITLLKLGPSKATDVTKESGIPHTRVYDVLSSLHRKGFVDVMQGSPRLYKPVNPEVVLEKIKEDFIEDIEKLKGAFLDLYREAHGEDLPEIWTIQGFDNTVERAEYVIRTAKHEVLINTPFEFLTLLKSEIRARKDILFVIISNFDEAPDWLRGSNVILSRSGGAPWLMASWIIGDIDYALFFGALPKDRRREKFYSFWAKSPKIIQNYMHWFYTIYFDNSEVIKPLDYEKLPKPFSLVNIRTLITALKRVGTPRRAEVVGKMIDSKEPVTLSGTIVDYEYTPLTANITFRYNGRKLKVGGIGSYFEDVEGEKFILLE; from the coding sequence ATGAGAGAGGATGAGATTATTGATAAGCTTCAGAAGCTTGGCCTGACCAAGTATGAGAGCGTTGCCTACATAACCCTTCTCAAGCTGGGTCCGAGCAAGGCCACCGACGTAACCAAGGAGAGCGGAATCCCTCACACGAGGGTTTACGACGTCCTCAGCTCCCTCCACAGAAAGGGCTTCGTCGACGTGATGCAAGGTTCACCAAGGCTCTACAAGCCCGTCAACCCGGAAGTCGTCTTGGAGAAGATAAAGGAGGACTTCATAGAAGACATTGAAAAACTCAAGGGAGCGTTCCTCGACCTCTACCGCGAGGCCCACGGCGAGGATCTGCCGGAGATATGGACGATACAGGGCTTTGACAATACCGTTGAGAGGGCGGAGTACGTTATAAGGACGGCAAAACACGAGGTTCTAATCAATACGCCCTTCGAGTTCCTCACACTCCTCAAGAGTGAAATCCGAGCAAGGAAAGATATCCTTTTCGTTATAATCAGCAACTTCGACGAGGCTCCAGACTGGCTCAGGGGGAGCAACGTGATCCTCTCAAGGTCTGGGGGTGCACCCTGGCTTATGGCCAGCTGGATAATAGGAGACATTGACTACGCCCTCTTCTTTGGGGCGCTTCCAAAGGACAGGAGGAGGGAGAAGTTCTACTCCTTCTGGGCCAAGAGTCCCAAGATAATCCAGAACTACATGCACTGGTTCTACACCATATACTTCGACAACAGCGAGGTCATAAAACCCCTTGACTACGAGAAGCTGCCCAAGCCTTTCTCCCTTGTCAACATAAGAACTCTCATAACTGCCCTAAAGAGAGTAGGAACCCCACGGAGAGCCGAAGTGGTTGGCAAGATGATCGATAGCAAGGAGCCGGTAACGCTAAGCGGCACCATAGTAGATTATGAGTACACTCCGTTGACCGCGAACATAACCTTCCGCTACAACGGAAGGAAACTCAAGGTCGGCGGCATAGGCAGCTACTTTGAGGACGTCGAGGGGGAGAAGTTCATCCTCCTCGAGTGA
- a CDS encoding alpha amylase N-terminal ig-like domain-containing protein — translation MYKIFGFRKDKALGRVTLVEFSTPVEREEKYAYLLGSFNAFNEGSFRMSKAGGRWKIETELPEGLWHYAFSVDGSYTTDPENPEKTTYKRRSYKFERTASVARITGDEEVFHVPSLLYLYTFSTRTHVLLRAKGGRMEGVALITNEKVPMQKKGSDGLFDYFEAVVPAEKRMEYSFEAQMKDGRIEYLGPFEAIPSEISAPSWVLESVFYQIMPDRFAIGLERKGLPAKGENFHGGDLRGIRDHLNHLLELGVNGLYLTPIFESKTYHGYDVEDYFHVARRLGGDEEFDALVRELKGMGIRLILDGVFHHTSFFHPYFQDLIRNGEKSKYREFYRIRGFPVVPREFLDVLSNPKLSWVEKYLRPKGMGRNYESFFSVWLMPRLNHDNPRVRGLIVETMKHWLERGADGWRLDVAHGVPPEVWNEVRRKMPAEAYLIGEVMDDARPWLFNAFHGVMNYRLYDAVLRFFVTEEIDAEEFLNELELLSAYYGPAEYLTYNFLDNHDTERFLDLVEGDRRKYLCALAFLMTYKGIPSIFYGDEIGLRGSVGDMSGGRTPMDWNQEGWSREILTVTGELINLRRTSRALQIGEFRPLKFSGKLLIYERIWTSERIMIAINLSNSTVEVVPPGGYGEHMKPKRIAPISFLILRRAASHTP, via the coding sequence GTGTATAAAATTTTCGGGTTCAGAAAGGATAAAGCCCTTGGGAGGGTGACGCTCGTCGAGTTTTCAACGCCCGTGGAGAGGGAGGAGAAATACGCGTACCTCCTCGGGAGCTTCAACGCCTTCAACGAGGGCTCCTTCCGGATGTCAAAAGCTGGAGGCCGATGGAAGATAGAGACAGAACTTCCCGAGGGCCTCTGGCACTACGCGTTTTCGGTGGACGGGAGCTACACAACCGACCCTGAGAACCCGGAAAAAACGACGTACAAACGCCGCTCTTACAAGTTCGAGCGCACTGCAAGTGTGGCCAGGATCACGGGGGATGAAGAGGTCTTCCACGTCCCGTCGTTACTCTATCTGTACACCTTCTCCACTAGAACCCACGTGCTGCTGAGGGCAAAAGGGGGCAGGATGGAAGGGGTAGCACTGATCACCAACGAGAAGGTGCCGATGCAGAAGAAGGGAAGTGACGGCTTGTTTGACTACTTCGAGGCCGTTGTTCCGGCCGAAAAAAGGATGGAGTACTCCTTTGAAGCCCAGATGAAGGACGGCAGGATTGAGTACTTAGGGCCATTTGAGGCCATCCCCTCAGAGATCAGTGCACCATCCTGGGTTCTGGAGAGCGTTTTCTACCAGATAATGCCGGACAGGTTCGCTATAGGACTTGAACGGAAGGGGCTCCCCGCGAAGGGGGAGAACTTCCATGGGGGAGACCTGAGAGGTATAAGGGATCACCTCAATCACCTCCTTGAACTGGGCGTAAACGGCCTTTACCTCACTCCCATATTTGAATCAAAGACCTATCATGGCTACGACGTTGAAGACTATTTCCACGTCGCCCGGAGACTGGGGGGCGATGAGGAGTTCGATGCCCTCGTGAGGGAGCTTAAGGGGATGGGCATCAGGCTGATCCTCGACGGTGTTTTCCACCATACAAGCTTCTTCCACCCGTACTTCCAGGACTTAATCAGGAACGGAGAGAAAAGCAAGTACCGGGAGTTTTACAGGATAAGGGGGTTCCCAGTGGTTCCAAGGGAGTTCTTAGACGTCCTCAGCAACCCAAAGCTGTCATGGGTGGAGAAGTACCTCCGGCCGAAGGGGATGGGGAGAAACTATGAGAGCTTCTTCTCTGTGTGGCTGATGCCGAGGTTGAACCACGATAATCCAAGGGTGCGCGGGCTCATAGTCGAGACCATGAAGCATTGGCTTGAGAGGGGTGCAGACGGCTGGCGCCTCGACGTTGCTCACGGCGTCCCTCCGGAGGTCTGGAATGAGGTGAGGAGAAAGATGCCCGCCGAGGCCTACCTTATAGGTGAGGTCATGGACGACGCAAGACCCTGGCTCTTCAATGCCTTCCACGGAGTCATGAACTACCGTCTCTACGATGCAGTGCTGAGGTTCTTCGTTACGGAGGAAATCGATGCGGAGGAGTTTTTAAATGAACTGGAGCTTCTAAGCGCGTACTACGGACCGGCGGAATACCTCACCTACAACTTCCTCGACAACCACGATACAGAACGCTTCCTAGACCTGGTTGAGGGTGACAGGAGAAAGTACCTCTGCGCCCTTGCGTTTCTGATGACGTACAAGGGCATCCCCTCGATATTCTACGGCGACGAAATAGGACTCAGGGGAAGCGTTGGGGATATGTCCGGGGGCAGAACCCCAATGGACTGGAATCAGGAAGGGTGGAGTAGGGAAATCCTCACAGTAACAGGGGAACTGATCAACCTGAGAAGGACCAGTAGGGCACTGCAGATCGGTGAATTCAGACCCTTAAAATTCAGCGGAAAGTTGCTTATCTACGAGAGGATATGGACCTCGGAACGGATTATGATAGCTATAAACCTTTCGAACAGCACTGTTGAGGTGGTGCCCCCGGGCGGGTATGGAGAGCATATGAAACCAAAACGGATTGCTCCTATCTCGTTTCTCATCTTGAGACGCGCCGCCAGCCATACACCTTAG
- a CDS encoding carbohydrate ABC transporter permease codes for MRRRTLTVIALITPGMVAFLFFNLWPIIYSIYLSFTNAKLGNFPVYSHSGVAPLHFIGLANYEWILSDPGFREAFLWTWLFVMTSVTLKVIVGIFLSLLYNSKYVKGKIIYRSLLIIPWALPLLFSVTVWRFMFDPVFGPVNMILTSLGVVHPPNWINDPNWGFVALNLIEVWLAYPFMMTVIIAALQSVPSNLVEASIIDGASYWQRLRHVILPIVGKPIAFATILTSAASFQYFMVPYIYNAGLFQNRFILLYGFLKAFGGIPYYGRAAAVMVIATVILAVYMYVNFRLTHLQEGAKG; via the coding sequence ATGAGGCGGAGAACTCTGACCGTGATAGCCCTAATAACCCCAGGGATGGTAGCTTTCCTGTTCTTCAACCTGTGGCCCATAATATACTCGATCTACCTGTCATTCACGAACGCCAAACTGGGCAATTTTCCTGTCTACAGTCATTCGGGTGTTGCCCCCCTGCACTTTATCGGCTTGGCCAATTATGAGTGGATCCTAAGTGATCCTGGGTTTAGGGAAGCATTTTTATGGACATGGCTTTTCGTGATGACCAGTGTCACCCTCAAAGTGATTGTGGGAATCTTCTTGAGCCTGTTGTACAATAGCAAATACGTTAAAGGGAAGATAATATACAGATCCCTGCTCATAATTCCGTGGGCGCTTCCCCTCCTGTTCTCGGTAACGGTGTGGAGGTTCATGTTTGATCCGGTGTTTGGGCCGGTGAACATGATACTAACTTCCCTCGGTGTGGTCCACCCGCCCAACTGGATTAACGATCCAAACTGGGGTTTCGTTGCGTTAAACCTCATAGAGGTATGGCTGGCGTACCCGTTCATGATGACCGTAATAATTGCAGCCCTCCAGTCCGTTCCCAGCAACTTGGTGGAAGCCTCGATAATAGACGGTGCCAGTTACTGGCAGAGGTTGAGGCACGTTATCCTTCCAATTGTTGGAAAACCGATAGCGTTTGCAACCATACTCACAAGTGCGGCGAGCTTTCAGTATTTCATGGTTCCATATATCTACAACGCGGGCCTGTTCCAGAACAGGTTCATACTGTTGTACGGCTTCCTCAAGGCATTTGGAGGGATACCCTACTACGGAAGGGCGGCCGCCGTGATGGTAATAGCGACGGTAATACTGGCGGTGTACATGTACGTAAACTTCAGGTTAACCCACCTCCAGGAGGGAGCTAAGGGATGA
- a CDS encoding extracellular solute-binding protein produces MQPNELKVFQGLAAEYMAMCPSVTIKFEYKNNLQTALQAGIPAGKGPDMFIWAHDWMGKFVKGGLLQPINNLITPQILEKFRPQAADAIQYKGNYYALPFAVETVALIYNKKMVPNPPTTFSQMLSIMKKYYNPNKKEYGIAYPVNPYFISAFAQAFGGYYFNDTTLKPGLNNSKTIQGFEFFFKNVWPYMAPTADYNTQMAIFVQNRSPFMINGPWSIETIKQNHIDFGVTYIPPITVNGKTYWPRPYGGVKLLYFAKGAKNLKAAWDFALWLTTTPSVEETLAQKLGYIPALKAAANSPAVKNNPIVYGFSQSFDHAYLMPKSPLMDAVWTGTQDALNAILKNPSGANIPQILQKYQEYIIKQWQSSGSG; encoded by the coding sequence ATGCAGCCCAACGAGCTTAAAGTGTTCCAGGGACTGGCCGCGGAGTACATGGCGATGTGCCCGAGCGTCACCATAAAGTTCGAATACAAAAACAACCTCCAGACCGCCCTGCAGGCAGGTATCCCGGCCGGCAAGGGGCCGGACATGTTCATCTGGGCCCATGATTGGATGGGAAAGTTTGTCAAGGGAGGACTCCTGCAACCGATCAATAACCTTATCACACCCCAGATACTGGAGAAGTTCAGACCTCAGGCTGCGGATGCTATCCAGTATAAGGGCAACTACTACGCCCTGCCCTTCGCCGTTGAAACTGTGGCCCTTATCTACAACAAGAAGATGGTACCGAACCCCCCAACCACGTTCTCACAGATGCTTAGCATAATGAAGAAGTACTACAACCCGAACAAGAAGGAGTACGGTATCGCCTACCCGGTTAACCCGTACTTCATCTCAGCGTTCGCGCAGGCGTTCGGCGGGTATTACTTCAACGACACCACACTCAAGCCCGGCCTTAACAACAGCAAAACTATCCAAGGGTTCGAGTTCTTCTTTAAGAATGTATGGCCGTACATGGCTCCAACTGCGGACTACAACACTCAGATGGCAATATTCGTCCAGAACAGGTCTCCGTTCATGATAAACGGACCATGGAGCATAGAAACCATCAAGCAGAACCACATAGACTTTGGAGTCACTTACATACCGCCGATAACGGTAAACGGTAAGACATACTGGCCCAGGCCATACGGTGGTGTGAAGCTCCTGTACTTTGCAAAGGGTGCCAAGAACCTGAAGGCCGCCTGGGACTTCGCACTCTGGCTTACAACCACACCGAGCGTTGAAGAAACCCTCGCCCAGAAACTCGGCTACATACCTGCACTGAAGGCCGCCGCAAACTCCCCTGCAGTCAAGAACAACCCAATCGTGTACGGTTTCAGTCAGTCCTTTGACCATGCTTACCTAATGCCGAAGAGCCCATTAATGGACGCTGTGTGGACAGGAACCCAGGACGCCCTGAACGCCATCCTGAAGAACCCATCAGGTGCGAACATCCCGCAGATACTCCAGAAATACCAGGAGTATATAATAAAGCAATGGCAGAGTTCCGGTAGTGGATAA
- a CDS encoding ribonuclease P protein component 2 has protein sequence MREKPKYLPPTLRDKHRYIAFQILGERQFTKDEVKRTIWDASLLALGVLGSAKAKPWFIKFDEKSQTGIVRVDRKHVEELRFALTLITQINGSRAIFRTLGTSGTIKRLKRKFLAEYGWR, from the coding sequence ATGCGAGAGAAGCCGAAGTACCTGCCGCCGACTCTGAGGGACAAGCACCGTTATATAGCGTTTCAGATCCTCGGGGAGAGACAATTCACGAAGGATGAGGTAAAGAGAACGATATGGGACGCGAGCCTCTTGGCCTTGGGAGTGCTCGGCTCTGCCAAAGCTAAACCCTGGTTCATAAAATTCGACGAGAAGAGTCAGACAGGCATCGTTAGGGTCGACAGGAAACACGTTGAAGAGCTGCGCTTTGCCTTAACTCTGATCACCCAGATAAATGGCTCGAGGGCAATCTTCAGGACGCTCGGCACTTCCGGGACGATAAAAAGGCTGAAAAGGAAGTTTCTGGCCGAGTATGGATGGCGTTAG